From a single Caldalkalibacillus salinus genomic region:
- a CDS encoding HD-GYP domain-containing protein: MEQIKISDGVKLKVDIISDQGVFLLPKDTVLTEEHIELLRKHRYQLTDKDIYTESEQPQNTYKKDVDLSVIEDATKVFKTIFDEVRYSNKLPFDEIKQNILPVIAESTEHRNYFELLHALQAKDDYTYRHNIGVAVISTILGKWLGFDDEELSHLTTAALLHDVGKMKVSEHILHKPGKLTKAEFEEMMQHTVYGYELLKETPGVSERTAVVALQHHEREDGGGYPYGLKGDRLDYFSKIVAVADVFHAMTSKRVYQDPLPFYEAVNQLRQDELGRLHPKIVNTFLNKTLDTLVGKDVLLSTGERGKVLLVNPNHPSRPLVQVNDKFIDLSKDKQLHLMQVLH; encoded by the coding sequence ATGGAACAGATAAAGATATCCGATGGAGTAAAACTTAAAGTAGACATCATCTCGGATCAAGGGGTTTTCCTGCTTCCTAAGGATACAGTTCTAACAGAAGAGCATATAGAACTTCTCAGGAAGCACCGATATCAATTAACAGATAAAGATATTTACACCGAATCAGAGCAGCCACAAAACACATATAAAAAAGATGTGGATCTCTCGGTCATTGAAGACGCGACAAAGGTGTTTAAAACCATTTTTGATGAAGTACGATACTCGAATAAACTCCCCTTTGATGAAATTAAGCAGAATATTTTACCAGTCATAGCTGAATCGACGGAACATCGGAACTATTTTGAATTACTTCACGCGTTACAAGCTAAAGACGATTATACTTACCGCCATAATATTGGTGTAGCCGTCATCAGTACCATTCTGGGTAAATGGTTAGGATTTGATGATGAGGAACTCTCTCACTTAACGACAGCCGCGCTTTTACATGATGTCGGCAAAATGAAAGTGTCTGAACATATACTACATAAGCCTGGTAAGCTAACAAAGGCTGAATTTGAAGAAATGATGCAACATACCGTTTACGGTTATGAATTGTTAAAGGAAACACCAGGTGTATCTGAACGCACAGCTGTGGTCGCTTTGCAACACCATGAACGGGAAGATGGCGGTGGCTACCCTTATGGTCTGAAAGGGGATCGTTTAGATTATTTTAGTAAAATAGTAGCCGTAGCAGACGTGTTCCACGCTATGACGTCTAAACGGGTATATCAAGACCCATTACCTTTCTATGAGGCGGTTAATCAGTTAAGACAAGATGAACTAGGTCGACTGCACCCAAAGATTGTGAACACATTCTTGAACAAGACATTAGACACCCTCGTAGGTAAAGATGTTTTACTTTCCACAGGTGAAAGGGGCAAGGTGTTACTCGTCAATCCGAATCACCCCTCCCGGCCGCTTGTTCAAGTCAATGATAAGTTTATCGATCTAAGTAAAGATAAGCAACTTCATCTCATGCAGGTCCTACATTAG
- a CDS encoding alanine racemase: protein MNNLNKWTQQDQFDSLVTPQVVVHKETLHRNISSMAQFAIKQGLVMRPHIKTHKSINILHLQFEYGASGFTVAKLSEAEALLEAGFKQNIFSFRPSILIGFPIVGERNLARVKALQDQAEVILMADSLQHLQAYSAFAKRHHVTFSITIKINTGLNRCGLEPNPECVMPLLEEGFNMEGIRIIGMMTHAGHAYGATTETEVYDIALHEGQQMVELKQFMMSKLADTDYHEQLKGLTISVGSTPTVRVSGTVQGVDEIRPGNFVFHDRTQVHLGVARWEDCALRVRSRIVSHPTSNRWVIDAGAKTLGLDRGAHGRGELKGHGAVVGEPNLTLSRLSEEHGVLEGEAQQALDVGDVVEVIPNHACPVVNLTHCLHMIAKDGQESVWPVTATQRNY from the coding sequence GTGAATAACCTAAACAAATGGACACAACAAGATCAGTTTGATAGCCTAGTGACACCACAAGTTGTGGTCCATAAGGAGACACTCCACCGTAACATTTCTAGCATGGCTCAGTTTGCAATAAAGCAAGGATTAGTCATGCGTCCTCACATTAAAACACATAAATCAATCAATATATTACATTTACAGTTTGAATATGGTGCGAGCGGTTTTACTGTCGCCAAGCTCTCTGAGGCAGAAGCGTTGCTCGAAGCGGGCTTCAAACAAAATATTTTCTCTTTTCGTCCATCCATTCTGATTGGCTTTCCTATCGTTGGCGAAAGAAACTTAGCACGGGTAAAAGCTTTACAAGACCAGGCGGAGGTCATTTTAATGGCTGATTCCCTCCAGCACTTACAAGCGTACAGCGCTTTCGCCAAAAGACATCATGTGACTTTTTCCATCACCATTAAAATCAATACTGGTTTAAACCGATGTGGCTTGGAGCCAAACCCTGAATGCGTGATGCCTCTACTAGAAGAGGGGTTCAATATGGAAGGGATTCGTATTATCGGTATGATGACACATGCTGGACATGCGTACGGGGCAACTACTGAGACTGAAGTGTATGATATTGCTCTTCACGAAGGGCAGCAGATGGTTGAGCTCAAACAATTCATGATGTCTAAACTCGCTGACACTGACTATCATGAGCAATTAAAGGGGCTTACTATCAGTGTCGGGTCGACACCCACCGTTCGTGTGTCTGGCACTGTCCAAGGCGTAGATGAAATCCGACCTGGTAATTTTGTATTTCATGATCGGACACAGGTTCATTTGGGCGTGGCGCGTTGGGAAGATTGTGCGCTTCGTGTCAGAAGCCGCATTGTGTCTCATCCTACGTCAAATCGTTGGGTTATCGATGCTGGGGCAAAAACATTAGGGCTTGATAGGGGGGCTCATGGACGTGGAGAGTTGAAGGGACATGGTGCCGTTGTAGGTGAACCCAACCTTACGCTCTCACGTTTATCGGAAGAGCATGGTGTGTTAGAAGGTGAGGCACAGCAAGCATTAGACGTTGGCGATGTGGTTGAAGTTATCCCTAACCATGCCTGTCCTGTCGTGAATCTCACTCACTGCTTACATATGATTGCTAAGGATGGTCAGGAATCGGTATGGCCCGTTACAGCGACACAACGAAACTATTAA
- a CDS encoding DUF2621 family protein, with translation MKWENDAILLLDELVQPIPLFVRPMAKRSVKKKIIEIAQQASKAKIEKDDVVHGYIAAAPKKDVNRLRSFLDEKRIDYTSYEHYLKES, from the coding sequence ATGAAATGGGAAAATGACGCGATATTGTTACTTGATGAATTGGTACAGCCCATTCCTTTGTTTGTCCGCCCGATGGCCAAACGAAGTGTAAAGAAGAAAATTATAGAAATTGCTCAACAAGCGTCTAAGGCAAAAATCGAAAAAGATGACGTCGTGCACGGTTATATAGCGGCTGCCCCAAAGAAAGATGTGAACCGATTGAGGTCTTTCTTGGACGAAAAACGCATTGATTATACGTCATACGAACATTATCTAAAAGAGTCTTAA
- a CDS encoding YuzB family protein, whose amino-acid sequence MRPIIEFCQSNLAAGTHRVKEELEKDNNLDVIEYGCLGFCGQCYESPYALVNGTIVTGETPKTLLENIREQVRKEEEELF is encoded by the coding sequence ATGAGACCGATCATTGAGTTCTGTCAAAGTAACTTGGCAGCTGGAACACACAGAGTAAAAGAGGAATTGGAAAAAGACAACAATCTTGATGTTATAGAATATGGATGTTTAGGGTTCTGTGGACAGTGCTATGAGTCACCGTACGCCCTCGTAAATGGGACGATCGTCACTGGTGAAACGCCAAAAACATTATTAGAAAATATTCGTGAACAAGTGCGGAAAGAAGAGGAGGAATTGTTCTAA